GGGGGTATACGGGGATACAACTTCGGTGATTTCCTCACAACAATTTGCGGTATAGCGTACGCTCTTCACGTGGTCCTGATAACGAAATATTCAAGAGAAACTGACGAGCTTTCACTGCTAACCCCTCAGTTCCTCACCGTAGCTTTGTTGAACACCATTTTCAGCTTGGTATCTTCGAACAATCCTTGGGTATTTTCAATGAACGCACTTTACGTTGCCACGTTCACAGCGTTGACCGCAACGATACTTGCGATAATAATCCAAGCAAAATACCAGAAGGTCGTTGGCAACAACGTGACGGCCTTAATATTCGTCGGTGAGCCGGTTTTCGCACTATTGTCGTCAATGCTCATTCTCCACGAGCGTTTGAACTTACTACAAACAATCGGAGCGTTGCTAATGATTCTTTCAATTGCCGTTGGTATACTCCAAAACGCAAGCCATGAAATAACGGAAAAGGGGAGCGCTGAGAGAACGTGATCTCGCTCAGAAGTGTATCAATTGAATTCCCAGGAAAAATGCTGTTTTCAAACTTTAACGCTACAATTTTCCCAAAGGACCGGATCGGACTGATGGGAAAAAACGGCTCTGGAAAGAGTACCCTCATGAAAGCCATAGCCGGTGTTTTCAAGGACTATCACGGCGAGATAAACATCTCCGGCAAGGTCTTGTACATGGATCAGTACAGAACGTTCGATGCAAAAACACCGTTTGAGTACTACATGAACGTTGCCGACACCCCGGAGAAAGAAAAACAAGTGCGTAGCATCTTGAAGGGCCTTGGTTTCAACGAAGAAGATTGGCACCGGGATATCTCCACGTTCAGCGGAGGAGAGCGAACAAAACTCCAGCTTGGAAGACTCTTCGTGGAAGAACCGGACTTCTTACTCTTAGACGAACCCACAAACTTTTTGGACATCGAAGCCATAGAGTTCCTCAAAAAGCTACTGTTATCCTTCAAAGGTGGTTACATGATTATCTCCCACGACAGGGACTTTCTAAGGAGTGTTTGCAACAAGTTCTGGGAAATAAACAACGAAACGATATGGACCTTCGATATGCCTTACGACAGATACCACGAAGAACGAAAACGCATAATCGAGACCCAACAAAGACAGGTGGCAAACCTTCAGAGAGAAATCCAAAGATTGAGGGAAATAATCGAACGTTACAAAAAATGGGGCAGAGACAAATTCCAAAAGCAAGCCAAGAGTCGAGAAAAGATGCTCGAAAGGATGCTCGAGGAACTTGAAAACATGCCCGCGCTGTACCTGGAAGAAGAAGAAAAGAGAATCGAAATTCCCGTACCCGAGAGTAGCGGGTACGTGGTACTCGAGGTAAAGAATGTCTCCTGGAACGGGTTGTTAAAAAACGTTTCGTTTACAATCCACCAAGGTGACAAGGTAGCGTTGATAGGTCCGAACGGTTCTGGAAAAAGTACCCTCTTGAAAATAATAGCCGGGGAGTTGCAGCATGAAGGAACCGTCACCTTCGGATATAAAGTTAATGTTGCTTACGTGGAACAGTTCGTCGATCAACTTGACCTCGAGAATACGGTCTTCGATGAAATCTTCGAAGAATTGCCGGATCAACCCGATTACGTTATTAGAGCCTACGCGGGAAGGTTTGGGTTCAAAGGGGAGAACGTCTTTAAAACGGTAGCCGAGCTTAGTGGTGGAGAACGTCAGATTCTGGCACTGGCAAAGGTACTTTTGAGAAAACCGAACTTACTCATCCTCGACGAACCGACCAACCACATGGATCTTGAAACGGTCGAAGCACTCGAGGATGCTCTTAAGGAGTACAAAGGTAGCGTCCTGATTGTTTCGCACGACTTGGAACTCATTCGAAACGTGTGCAACCGGTTCTTGACGATAAAAAACGGAACATTGATCGAGGTTGAGGAACCGCTGTATTTTTCCAGAGAGAAGGAAAGACAAGAGAAACGAAAAAACTTTGAATTTGAAGAGAGGAAAAAGTTTAGAAATTTGGTGAAAAGTATTGGAATAAAACTCGAACAACTTGAAGAGAGGGAAAAAGAACTTTCCAGGGCAATTGACGAAATTTCGAAACATATGCTCCATACAAACGATTATCAAGAATTGATGGCACTCCAGAGCAGCAAAGAAGAATTAGAAACTCAACTTCTTGAAGTTATGGAGGAAATCGAGAAGTTGAAGTTGGAGTTGAAGCGGCTCACCGCTTCAAACGCTGATAATAGTTAAGGAACTCCACTATCCACGGAGACCACGTTCCTTTGAATTGCTTGGATTAAATCACCAAACTTCTTTTTTACAAACTTCTTTTTTAAAACAGCTCAAAAAAACAAAAGTGGGGGTACGGTTATGGATCCTATTAACGTTCTTTGGCTTATCACCATACCGATCGTTTCGCTATTTGCGCACCTGATTTATACCGAGAGCTATTCAGTACCCAAGCATTTCTTTTTGTCAGTTGCCGCTCTAACAACTTTCTTGATTCTGTATCTAAGAGCACTTAGAAAGAAAGAACCCATCGTGATAAACTTTACAGTTTTTCACATTCTTTTTGGTCTATTTTGGATTTCTTCCACTGCTTCCATTATAAATATCGCGAGGGATAACCCCTATTTGCTGAGGTACTCTCTTGATGTAAATCTTTATTTGCTAATTTTTGTTTTCCTTTCGTGGTTTTTCTCTAACTACATGAACACAAGAGAAAAGATTGAAAAGATATTTTTAGTCTTCTTGATCGTCAGTGTCGTAGTTGCTGCAAACGGTGTTTTAAACTACTACACCGGCTACGATGTTTTTGTAGGACTATCACCGGATATAACGTACAGGGGCAGAATTAGAAGCACGATAGGTAACGTTATTTTCGTTGCAAACTTTCTGAATATGCTAACTCCATTAGCTTTGTACTTTTACCTAAAGAGTGGAACTTCAAAACTTACCAAGATACTCTCGTTCGTTTTCATTACGCTTTCCTTCTACATACTCCTGGTGGGTCAGGTTCGGTCCGAGTACATTTCCTGGGTTGTTCAAATTTTGCTCGGACTTTCTTTCATCACTCTCGAATTCTTCAGCGACAGTCGTAGCACCCGTAAAAAAGTTAGCGATTTTCTCAGGTGCGGAGTCTGGCAGTTTATTATTCTGGTAATGGTATTGCTTGTCGTGGCTATTCTTCTCTTAGCGTTCCCTAATCCCTTGAATCACTACAAACGAATTGGAGAAATAATCTTCTCGCCTATAGAGTCAAGAATTACGGGAGAAGTCGTTCAGGAAGATTTCATCCGGCGGAAGGTAGCGTGGCTTGCAGCCGTAGAGATCTGGAAGCGTCACAAAGTTCTGGGGCAAGGCATCGGTAGTTACAGGTATTACGGAGGAAGTGCCGTCGCAAAAGTGTGTAACGAAAATCCAAAGTACAGATTTGCATGGCAACCTTTTGACACCGTTCATAACGACTATCTACAAGTTCTTGCAGAGGTTGGTCTGGTTGGATTTGGGATTGTATTGGCATTGTTCGTTTGGCTTTTAACTTATGTCTTTCAGAATTATAGCAAACTCAGCGAAGATAAAAAAACTCTCTTCCTCGTATTAACTCTCTCCTTCACCCCATTTGCAGTCCAAATGTTCTTCTGCTATCCAGTTCAAATTTTACCTAACAGCCTTCTCGCGTTGATTCTTGTCTCCACCGGAATAGGTGAATACTTCAACATTCAAAAAAACACAAAGCTTCGCGTAAAAATTTCCGCTAGAATAGTTTTCTTAATTGGCTTTATCTTCGCAACTTTGTTGGTCGTGGGCGTATTTCTTAGAGCTTCGAAGTTTTTATCAGATGTTTATTCGAGACAAGGTAAGGTAGCACTATATTCACTAAGTAGCCTTATCGAAACTGAAGAACCAAAAAATGGCGAACTCTTGAAAAACAACAGCACTGTGAGCAATACAGCTTTACAATCCTATCAGGAAGAAATCAAAAATAACATAACAACCGCCGTACTTTCGTTGTACAAAAGTATAAAAATTAACCCATCAAATGGAATTGCTTACTACTTACTATCAAACATGTTAGGATATGATAAAACTTTGTCTATGATTCACACGAACATGAAAGAGTTCTTCGACAAGCTTTTCAAGGAATTTTGCGAAGCTTCAGCAAAGGAATTCATAAATTCTCTGGCTCACACTTTAAAAACAGAGGAACTCTTAGAGCTAAAAAGCTTATACGTTAGCCTCTCCTTGTTAGACATTTCTGAGAAGGTTTCTCTATATCCTCTTGTCCAACTTGCTAAGACTGATCGAATTTCAAGAATTATGAATAGGCTTTCCAATATGGCTCTCAAAAGTGATTTAAGTGATAAGTTACGCGTCGCTCTAAGTAACGAAATCGAGAAAAAATTTGTAGAACTCGAAAAAACTGCTTTAAAGACTATTTATGAGTTTTCCGGTGGCTGGATCACGTACATGCATGCGAAAAATCCGGATATCGAGACGGCAACAAGAAACAAGGAAGATATACACAGAGAAGTAATACACTGTGTACTGAATTCCGGAGAGCTAGATAGCAAGAGACTCTCCCTTGTTAAACGCATATCGGATTTTGAACGTGAAGTATGCTTAGACTTGGAGAGAAACGGATATTGGGGTATACCGGATGCAGGCCTCACGTTTTTTACGACTTTTGCAAAGCAGCTCGCCGAGAAGGACAAAGACCGTGCTCGAGAAATTCTAAAGAGTACTCTTAGAGACTACAAAGAAATTTACAACCTCGTGGTTCAGAAGCTTGAGAAAGACTCTCGGTTTGTCGAAGAATTCGAAACTGTGAAAAAGAACATCGCTACACTACTGAAGGCAGTCCTTTCCCGTGAAAGCGCTAATCTCAATGAAATTGTTCAGGACTCGTTCAATAAAGCCTATCGAAAAGCTCTTGAAAACTTTATTAATTACGACTTTTCGAGGTACGTCGAGATTTACATCTCTGAACTTCGGGAATCAGAATTCGGTATTCGGAAAACAATCTACGCAACGAGCCCTTGGAAATATTTTGCTACCCCCGTTATTTTCGCAGTAATGAATAATCTACAGAATATCCAGGACGTTGGTATGATTAGTAGAATCTTTGGAATTGTCCGACTCTTGGTAGATCCGTCATTTGCAACGTCGATGTTCTTGTACGAAAGGTACCAAATTTTCAAACACATGTACGAGTACGCTCAGAAAATCTATCAGCTGCTCGGTCAAGATCTCCTTCACTAACCACAACTTGTTGAGCATAACATCATTAACAACAAAAAATACCTAACGGCTGCGTTATAGAAACCTCAAGCAGAAAAGTTATAACTTTCCAACCCAAAAAAACAAAAAATAAAAAAGGGACCTGGATTCCCAGGTCCCGCGTTTTTCTTAAAAATTTTTATTACCACCATTTCTGAATTTCGAATGTTAACGTTGTGCCGCTAACCTCAGAATAATATTCTCTAAGTTTTTCTTGATCAACATCTTTACCAGTGTAGGAAATTATAACTTTGAAAATTCCGTCGTTGTACGTTGCAGTTACATCGAAGTTAGCCGGTGCTGCCGATAGATATTTCTTATTAACAAGGTTCGTTAAAGTGATGTTGTTTGCATTCGTAGGTTTTTCTACGTTCACGTAATTTTCGACCGCAGCCTTGACGTTTCTAAAGTTCTGCGCTACCTGGCTTGCTTTCGCGTTTTTCACAGCGTTCAGCGCCAACGGTGTTGCAACAGCCATAAGTGCCGCAATAACCGCAAGGACGATCAAGAGTTCAACGAGCGTGAAACCTTTCCTCATAGTACCAACCTCCTTTTAAAAAGTTTGTTTGGAAAAGTACTTTCACCCCACATCTATATTATAGCACTAATCACGGAAAACTTGAGAGTATTTTCCCAAACAGTCAACAACTACAACCGAACGGATAATTTTCGGCGCTGTACGTTTTGAGAATCTCACCGAACGTAGAAACGTTCAGCGTGGATGGTATAATTGAACTTGAAAAGATCTCAATAATGTCCCTTTGGGGGGAACGATGTGCGCTTCATCCTCTCACTACAAATCATCGGTGGCCTAATTTTCCTCTATACGGCTTTCATAATCCCATCAAATCTCTATTTCGCAGCTTTGTTATCGATCTTCATGCTTGTAAACACCGTCGGCATAGCTTATTACATAACGAGAAGCGTTGTGATCGGCGGCATTGGCGTTGGAAAGCCCGCGAGAAAGATACTCCTTCCAGCAGCCGTTCTGATTGCCGGAATTGTAATGCTCGCCTTCCTCATCCCGAGGATATACAAATTGTGGTCGGAAATTTACTCGTCAGAACTTTTTGTGCTTTTCATCAACACCTTCGCCGGTGTTTCCGCGTTGTTGGTAGCTACGTTCGGTTTTGCTTATCTAAGTTTGAAAAGGGAATTTGAAGAGCAGTTGATCAAGATGCAAGAGCTCGAAAACTTGCGGATCAAGGCGGAATTGGATGCCCTAAAGTCCAAGGTAAATCCCCATTTCCTTTTCAACGCACTCGGTAGTGTGACCTCGATGCTCGAGCTCGACGCACCGAAAGAGGATGTAATCAATTATCTCAACTCTCTGGCCGGGCTTTTGAGGGCCACGGTTGATGCGCCGAGTGTATGGACTTTAAAAGCCGAGTGTGAAACCGCTGAAAAATACTTGAAAGTCCAAAAGTTTAGGTTCCAAGATAAACTATCGTACGAGATATTGCTTCCGGAGGAAATTTTAAATTTCAAAGTACCCTCACTGATTATCCAACCGCTTGTGGAGAACGCGGTGGTACACAACGTTGGTAAGGTTAACAGAACCGTTCACGTGCGAGTTAGTTGCGGTAAAACGGAAAATGGAGTATTTATCTCGATCGAGGATAATGGATGTGGCATGAACGGAACGAGGAAAGGTTCCGGACTTACTCTCGTTGAAGAGAGGTTGAAGCATTTTTCAAAAGGAGCAAGACTTTACGTTGAGAGTAACCCGGATGTTGGTACGACCGTCAAGGTGGTGATACCCTATGAGCAGAGTACTCAGGTGCGTCATCGTGGAAGATGAAAAGCTCCAGGCGCTCGTTTTGGAAAAGCTGCTCAAAGAATTGGGAGTCAAAGTTGAATCGATTGCTATGAACGCAAGGGAAGCGGTCGAGGTTATCAATAGCGTAAAACCTGATGTCGTCTTTCTGGATATCAACCTTGGGGATGCTGACGGTTTTTACGTGCTCGAACAAGTGTCTCACAAACCTTACGTAGTCTTCACAACCGCGTACTCCGAGTACGCCTTGAAAGCCTTCGAAGTTTACGCGATCGATTACATAGTCAAGCCTGTAACACGTGAAAGGATTGCAAAGACCATTGAGCGATTAAGAAATCTCTTGGAAAAAAGCGATGAGAGTTTCGAGGAGAGGCTACAAGAGCAGGTTCGAAGAGCCCTTGAAAGACTGCGAGAAGAGTTTTTTGGTCTGAAAAGACCGAGATTTTCGGTAGAGATAGGAGATGAGGTGGTTTTTTTGGACCCGTCGGACATACTTTACATCGAAGCCTTTGAACACGGAGCAAGGATTGCAACGAAATCCGCCGAGTACATTTCAAAAACACCGCTTAAGGAATTGGAGGAACAGCTCTCGAGTGAAGGGCTCGGACAGTTCGTTAGGGTTCACCGTTCTTACCTTGTTAACATGGACCACGTTAGGAAGATATCGAGAAATTACTTTGGGACGGTAGCACTGGTGTTATCGAATGATAAAACCATTCCGGTTGGACGCTCTTACAGAAAGGTGCTGGATGAGTACTTTTCTTGAAAAAGGCCCAAGAGCTCAAAACGGCCCTTGGGCTTGTTGTTCTAACCCAAAAAACTTATCCCACAACGGAGATCCGATTTTCCTCACACGTTTTCATAAACATTCCATCCGGTTCCCCGTTTGTTGCGACCAAGGTGAACCTCTTTGGAACGGAAATTAAAAGTTTTTTGAGTGCATTCGTTGGATTAGAAGGATCGAGCTCGACATGGTAGAAACCGTCTTCCGCTTTTCCAACCACGGCAAAAGTTGGTAAAAATTCGAGAGCGGTACTTAAAATGATCCGCTCTTTAGAATCACTCTTGAGCACCACCTTCTTCCTGAGAACAAGGTTCGCAACTTGGCGAGCCTTTGTTAGAAATTCCACCTTTTCAAAGTCTTTGCCACAAACTCGTTCGTATCTCACGATTTTCTTACCTTTCAAAATCTCCAAAACCAAGTCTTCATCTTCGAGCACTTCGCAGGCTATAGTTGAGAATGTACCCTCGCGAAGCTTTCGTGCCATCTCGCCGTTAAGTCTTCTCAGAACAACGACGTTTCCCGATATGTCGCAGAGTCGACCACCCGACTCACGAATGTTGACCATAGAAACGACCGTTTCTGAATTTAGACCGACAATCAGGTTCTCTTCTATCGTTGTCAATATTGCACCTATCAATACACCGATGGTATTTTCATCGTAATTCGAGAGTTTGAAGATGCGTTCGTCAACGGAGTCAAGAATTTCGTAATTTTTCTGAGGGTGTGCGAACCTTTCGAAAGTGAGGTGCTCGTATTTTTCTGAGGCAAAGAGTTCCGAGAGCACGCGATGAATTGTCGCATCGTATCGCATCGTGTGGTAAAAGGCCTTGAGTGCAAGCATCCGTCTGTCGTGGAGTGGCACATCACCGCACGCATCGATTGAGTTTAGAATCTTTTTGTAATCCGCTGGATCGCAAACGACCACAACGTTTCTGTGGTTCTTCGCAGCAGCCCTCAGTAGTGCCACACCGCCGATGTCAATGTTCTCAATCAGGACATCCTCGTCCCTCGTTTGACGTTGGACCAGGTCGAACGGGTACAAGTTTACAACCACCATATCGATCATTTCGATGGCGTTTTCTCTGAGATCTTTAACGTGCGACGGATCCTGCGTGTCAGCGAGGATACCTCCGAAGATCTTCGGATGGAGGGTCTTTACCCTACCTCCCAGGATCTCCGGAAATCCCGTAACATCTGAAACCTGCCGAACGGGAATTCCCGCCTCACTTAAGGTCTTTGCCGTTCCACCGGTGCTCAGTATTTCTACACCACGTTCATGCAAGGCTTTTGCGAACTCTACAAGCCCCGTTTTATCCGACACGCTAATGAGCGCACGCTTGATGTTCACAAGAACACCCCCACGTGAAGCTTTAAAACAAAATTGCGGTACCTTTGCCTCACCACTCTATCCTTCTGCCCGTGTAGTCCAAAAAAACACCCGTCTCGTTGAGGGTTCTCACCACACGAATGATGCCCTCTGCCGACTCTTCCGGTGTGAGCGGTGCGTTTGGACCTCCCATGTCGGTCCGGACCCAGCCTGGATGGATGGAGACAACAAAGTACTCCTTTAGCTTGTGGGCTAGAAGTTTGGTGACCATGTTCAATGCGGCTTTTGATATCGAGTACGGATACGACGCGGTTCCACCAGTGTTCGTTATACTACCGAGGATGCTCGAAATGTTCGCAATTTTTGCACCTGGTACGAACTTTCCAAGTTTGTACAACGACTGGATTAGGAAATACGGTCCCATTGTGTTGACTTTGAATGAAAGTATCATGCCTTCCTCGGTAACTTCCGGAAACTTCTCTTCGATGAGTATCCCCGCGTTGTTGATAAGTACGTCGACTTTTTTGTCGATACGGTTAGCGAACTCGTCGATCGAGACCGGGTTCGACATATCCACAGTGAGAACCTTGAGTTTCGGGTGCTCAAACGGCATGGATGTTCTAATCCCAACGGTGACATCTTCTCCCATTTCCAGAAGTTTCTTAACAATCGCTAATCCTATCCCTCTGTTGGCACCAGTAACAACCCAGTGCATCGAACCACCTCTAGTAGTTAATTGTCGTTAAGTTAAACCTTGTGGTCTACTCCTCACTTTCGTTAGATTCAAGTTCTTCAAGCGACTTGAATTCTTCGTCAAAGTTCATATAGTATGGATTTTCACCCTGAAGTTTCTCCAAATATTGACGGGCCCTGCCGTAGTCTTCGAGTGCTTTGTACATTCTGTAAAGATACTCGAGAGCTTTCTGCCTAACGGTTGGGTTAGGACTTGAAGAGAGTGTTTCAAGTTCCGAGAGGTTTCTCATAATGTACTGGAAGACGGAGAACGTATCCCCGGAAGAGATGTATTTTTCTATGAGGATTCTCGATAACAGAACGTTGTAATCCAGCATAACGTTTTCGGAATTATCCACTTCCCTCAACCTGGCAAGTAGTGGCCATGACCTCACTTCGTTGTCGTAAAGGTATCTCAGAATGAGCTGGTAGTCGGACTTGTAAGAATCGACTATTCCTGCCTCTTCGAGAGCCACCACAAGTCCACTCAGCAACCAGGGATCTTTGGTTGTTATCTGTCCATTCACAGCTATGACCAAAGGTCTAAAGGTGTTGTAAAGCGCTGGAAGATCCCTATTCTCGACTATCCCAAGCCAGAGTCGATAGCCATCGGTCGTGACCACGCTTATTTTTAGTTCCTTCATCCTACGATCAACGTAAGCTTCTAACGCTTTCTTTCCAAGCTCTTCTCGAACTTTTGTGTACTTCTCGGACTCTTTGAAGAGTTCGTAGGTCGACATATCATTGTATTTTCTGATGTTGAACACAAAGAAACCATCATCCGTTGCAAAGAACCTTAGGTTACTCGGGTGCGTTCCAAAGAGTATATCTTGGTACAAAGAACCCGTTTCCGACTTCTTAAGGCCATCGTAGGAATCCGAGTTGACTGGCGAACTTTCGGATAAGGCTTTTTCGTAACCGAACTTTTGTGCCTTCTCGTAGAATTCGCGAGCTTTCTCTTCGTCATCGAAATACGCGTAGTCAAGGTCGATGTAAACTTCATCTTCCATTAGCTCTTCCCTGTTTTCTTCGTAGTATCTTTTCATATCGGCTTCTGTTACCAAAGAATATTTCTCAACGAATGTTTCAACGTCCAAGTTCTCGTACTTGGCCAGGAAACTTCTAACACGTTCCTGGAGCGCCTCGTTCAAGATGTAGGCCCTAACATAAGGTTCATCGAACACTGAATCGAATGGGCCATAGAAACTTGAGTAAAATTGGTAAATTTCGTCAATCTCGCTTGAAAGAATCTCTCCGTTCTCAATAACCTTTCCGTCGGCTGTAATTCTGGCAACAACGTTGTCCGTTAGGACCTTACTCGGTACCAGGTTGGTTTCGGCCAGCGCTATAGCGAAAAAAAACAATACCAAAAGTACAGTTAGAAATCCCTTACGCATAACGAAACACCTCCAAAGTTTTGGTTAACTAAATCCCCCGCGGTATGCGGGGGATGCTCGCGCACGTTATTTTTGAGCGTTGCTTTCCGTCTTGGTGCTTTCGCTTGTTTCCGTTGTTGGTGTTGCACCGTTTGTTGTTGAAGTGCTTTCTTTCGTTTCTTTGCTCTTAATCATTTCATCAAGCTCTTTCTCGGCGCTCTCGAAGTTTATCTTGTAGTCCGGTTTCAGCGCTTTCAACTTCTGTAGATAACCTTTTGCAG
The sequence above is a segment of the Fervidobacterium thailandense genome. Coding sequences within it:
- a CDS encoding DMT family transporter, with the translated sequence MIQVVLTRKFVAIFWLLFLTFMWGLTFPIQKLVLTEDISPFGYNAVRFWIATVLSWAMFRKSDWRRGTVLGIIMGIAYATQTWGLTLTTATKSGFITSLYIVIVPFFAYLIEREKPTIPQLIGFVGALVGMYLLSGGIRGYNFGDFLTTICGIAYALHVVLITKYSRETDELSLLTPQFLTVALLNTIFSLVSSNNPWVFSMNALYVATFTALTATILAIIIQAKYQKVVGNNVTALIFVGEPVFALLSSMLILHERLNLLQTIGALLMILSIAVGILQNASHEITEKGSAERT
- a CDS encoding ABC-F family ATP-binding cassette domain-containing protein, producing MISLRSVSIEFPGKMLFSNFNATIFPKDRIGLMGKNGSGKSTLMKAIAGVFKDYHGEINISGKVLYMDQYRTFDAKTPFEYYMNVADTPEKEKQVRSILKGLGFNEEDWHRDISTFSGGERTKLQLGRLFVEEPDFLLLDEPTNFLDIEAIEFLKKLLLSFKGGYMIISHDRDFLRSVCNKFWEINNETIWTFDMPYDRYHEERKRIIETQQRQVANLQREIQRLREIIERYKKWGRDKFQKQAKSREKMLERMLEELENMPALYLEEEEKRIEIPVPESSGYVVLEVKNVSWNGLLKNVSFTIHQGDKVALIGPNGSGKSTLLKIIAGELQHEGTVTFGYKVNVAYVEQFVDQLDLENTVFDEIFEELPDQPDYVIRAYAGRFGFKGENVFKTVAELSGGERQILALAKVLLRKPNLLILDEPTNHMDLETVEALEDALKEYKGSVLIVSHDLELIRNVCNRFLTIKNGTLIEVEEPLYFSREKERQEKRKNFEFEERKKFRNLVKSIGIKLEQLEEREKELSRAIDEISKHMLHTNDYQELMALQSSKEELETQLLEVMEEIEKLKLELKRLTASNADNS
- a CDS encoding O-antigen ligase family protein, with translation MDPINVLWLITIPIVSLFAHLIYTESYSVPKHFFLSVAALTTFLILYLRALRKKEPIVINFTVFHILFGLFWISSTASIINIARDNPYLLRYSLDVNLYLLIFVFLSWFFSNYMNTREKIEKIFLVFLIVSVVVAANGVLNYYTGYDVFVGLSPDITYRGRIRSTIGNVIFVANFLNMLTPLALYFYLKSGTSKLTKILSFVFITLSFYILLVGQVRSEYISWVVQILLGLSFITLEFFSDSRSTRKKVSDFLRCGVWQFIILVMVLLVVAILLLAFPNPLNHYKRIGEIIFSPIESRITGEVVQEDFIRRKVAWLAAVEIWKRHKVLGQGIGSYRYYGGSAVAKVCNENPKYRFAWQPFDTVHNDYLQVLAEVGLVGFGIVLALFVWLLTYVFQNYSKLSEDKKTLFLVLTLSFTPFAVQMFFCYPVQILPNSLLALILVSTGIGEYFNIQKNTKLRVKISARIVFLIGFIFATLLVVGVFLRASKFLSDVYSRQGKVALYSLSSLIETEEPKNGELLKNNSTVSNTALQSYQEEIKNNITTAVLSLYKSIKINPSNGIAYYLLSNMLGYDKTLSMIHTNMKEFFDKLFKEFCEASAKEFINSLAHTLKTEELLELKSLYVSLSLLDISEKVSLYPLVQLAKTDRISRIMNRLSNMALKSDLSDKLRVALSNEIEKKFVELEKTALKTIYEFSGGWITYMHAKNPDIETATRNKEDIHREVIHCVLNSGELDSKRLSLVKRISDFEREVCLDLERNGYWGIPDAGLTFFTTFAKQLAEKDKDRAREILKSTLRDYKEIYNLVVQKLEKDSRFVEEFETVKKNIATLLKAVLSRESANLNEIVQDSFNKAYRKALENFINYDFSRYVEIYISELRESEFGIRKTIYATSPWKYFATPVIFAVMNNLQNIQDVGMISRIFGIVRLLVDPSFATSMFLYERYQIFKHMYEYAQKIYQLLGQDLLH
- a CDS encoding type II secretion system protein, producing MRKGFTLVELLIVLAVIAALMAVATPLALNAVKNAKASQVAQNFRNVKAAVENYVNVEKPTNANNITLTNLVNKKYLSAAPANFDVTATYNDGIFKVIISYTGKDVDQEKLREYYSEVSGTTLTFEIQKWW
- a CDS encoding sensor histidine kinase encodes the protein MRFILSLQIIGGLIFLYTAFIIPSNLYFAALLSIFMLVNTVGIAYYITRSVVIGGIGVGKPARKILLPAAVLIAGIVMLAFLIPRIYKLWSEIYSSELFVLFINTFAGVSALLVATFGFAYLSLKREFEEQLIKMQELENLRIKAELDALKSKVNPHFLFNALGSVTSMLELDAPKEDVINYLNSLAGLLRATVDAPSVWTLKAECETAEKYLKVQKFRFQDKLSYEILLPEEILNFKVPSLIIQPLVENAVVHNVGKVNRTVHVRVSCGKTENGVFISIEDNGCGMNGTRKGSGLTLVEERLKHFSKGARLYVESNPDVGTTVKVVIPYEQSTQVRHRGR
- a CDS encoding LytR/AlgR family response regulator transcription factor → MSRVLRCVIVEDEKLQALVLEKLLKELGVKVESIAMNAREAVEVINSVKPDVVFLDINLGDADGFYVLEQVSHKPYVVFTTAYSEYALKAFEVYAIDYIVKPVTRERIAKTIERLRNLLEKSDESFEERLQEQVRRALERLREEFFGLKRPRFSVEIGDEVVFLDPSDILYIEAFEHGARIATKSAEYISKTPLKELEEQLSSEGLGQFVRVHRSYLVNMDHVRKISRNYFGTVALVLSNDKTIPVGRSYRKVLDEYFS
- a CDS encoding IMP cyclohydrolase, yielding MNIKRALISVSDKTGLVEFAKALHERGVEILSTGGTAKTLSEAGIPVRQVSDVTGFPEILGGRVKTLHPKIFGGILADTQDPSHVKDLRENAIEMIDMVVVNLYPFDLVQRQTRDEDVLIENIDIGGVALLRAAAKNHRNVVVVCDPADYKKILNSIDACGDVPLHDRRMLALKAFYHTMRYDATIHRVLSELFASEKYEHLTFERFAHPQKNYEILDSVDERIFKLSNYDENTIGVLIGAILTTIEENLIVGLNSETVVSMVNIRESGGRLCDISGNVVVLRRLNGEMARKLREGTFSTIACEVLEDEDLVLEILKGKKIVRYERVCGKDFEKVEFLTKARQVANLVLRKKVVLKSDSKERIILSTALEFLPTFAVVGKAEDGFYHVELDPSNPTNALKKLLISVPKRFTLVATNGEPDGMFMKTCEENRISVVG
- a CDS encoding SDR family oxidoreductase, with amino-acid sequence MHWVVTGANRGIGLAIVKKLLEMGEDVTVGIRTSMPFEHPKLKVLTVDMSNPVSIDEFANRIDKKVDVLINNAGILIEEKFPEVTEEGMILSFKVNTMGPYFLIQSLYKLGKFVPGAKIANISSILGSITNTGGTASYPYSISKAALNMVTKLLAHKLKEYFVVSIHPGWVRTDMGGPNAPLTPEESAEGIIRVVRTLNETGVFLDYTGRRIEW
- a CDS encoding peptidylprolyl isomerase; this encodes MRKGFLTVLLVLFFFAIALAETNLVPSKVLTDNVVARITADGKVIENGEILSSEIDEIYQFYSSFYGPFDSVFDEPYVRAYILNEALQERVRSFLAKYENLDVETFVEKYSLVTEADMKRYYEENREELMEDEVYIDLDYAYFDDEEKAREFYEKAQKFGYEKALSESSPVNSDSYDGLKKSETGSLYQDILFGTHPSNLRFFATDDGFFVFNIRKYNDMSTYELFKESEKYTKVREELGKKALEAYVDRRMKELKISVVTTDGYRLWLGIVENRDLPALYNTFRPLVIAVNGQITTKDPWLLSGLVVALEEAGIVDSYKSDYQLILRYLYDNEVRSWPLLARLREVDNSENVMLDYNVLLSRILIEKYISSGDTFSVFQYIMRNLSELETLSSSPNPTVRQKALEYLYRMYKALEDYGRARQYLEKLQGENPYYMNFDEEFKSLEELESNESEE